From the genome of Topomyia yanbarensis strain Yona2022 unplaced genomic scaffold, ASM3024719v1 HiC_scaffold_12, whole genome shotgun sequence, one region includes:
- the LOC131694659 gene encoding histone H2B-like, with protein MAPKASGKAVKKSGGGGGKAQKNIATKAGGGEKKKRKQRRKESYAIYIYKVLKQVHPDTGVSSKAMSIMNSFVNDIFERIANEASRLAHYNRRSTITSREVQTAVRLLLPGELAKHAVSEGTKAVTKYTSSK; from the coding sequence atggcaccgaaagccagcggaaaggctgtgaaaaaatccggcggcggcggtggcaaggcacagaagaacatcgccacaaaagcaggaggaggagagaagaagaagcgaaagcaacgccgcaaggaaagctacgctatctacatctacaaggtgCTGAAGCAGGTCCATCCGGACACCGGTGTCTCGTCGAAGGCGATGAGCATCATGAATAGCTTCGTGAACGACATCTTCGAGCGTATTGCTAACGAAGCATCTCGTCTGGCCCATTACAACCGACGGTCGACGATCACCTCCCGCGAGGTACAGACCGCCGTTCGTTTGCTGTTACCGGGCGAGCTGGCCAAACATGCCGTATCGGAAGGTACCAAGGCCGTTACCAAGTATACCAGCTCGAAGTAA
- the LOC131694673 gene encoding histone H1A, sperm-like, whose product MAETAIDVAATAPAVVASPPAAKAPPKQAAKASKSDAKKPKKSSTHPPVSEMVLAAIRTLKERSGSSLQAIKKYIAANYMCDVARLAPFIRKALKTGVEKGNITQTKGTGASGSFKVTVEAKKPAGGDKKPPSGAAKKPKKSATKSGEKKNPPAGGGGEKTSKPKAAIPAAKKSAAKKTKAAAPAKALEQHTRIQLARRLAR is encoded by the exons ATGGCTGAAACTGCTATCGACGTTGCTGCTACGGCCCCTGCCGTCGTCGCCTCTCCGCCAGCTGCCAAAGCACCACCGAAGCAGGCGGCCAAGGCTAGCAAGAGTGACGCCAAGAaaccgaaaaaatcttcaacccatccaccagtgagtgagatggttctggctgccatccggaccctgaaggaacggagcggatcatcactgcaggcgatcaaaaagtacatcgccgccaactacatgtgtgacgtcgccaggctggctccgtttatccggaaggctttgaaaacgggtgtcgagaagggaaacatcacccagaccaagggtaccggtgcttccggatcgtttaaggtgacggtcgaagcaaagaaaccggctggcggcgataagaaaccaccatcgggtgcagcgaaaaaaccgaagaaatcggctactaaatccggagagaagaaaaatccgccggctggtggtggtggtgagaagACCAGCAAGCCAAAGGCGGCGATCCCGGCCGCTAAGAAATCGGCTGCGAAGAAAACGAAAGCTGCTGCCCCTGCCAAGGCG CTTGAGCAGCACACCCGCATTCAACTGGCCCGCCGATTGGCAAGATAA
- the LOC131694654 gene encoding histone H4-like, with product MTGRGKGGKGLGKGGAKRHRKVLRDNIQGITKPAIRRLARRGGVKRISGLIYEETRGVLKIFLENVIRDAVTYTEHAKRKTVTAMDVVYALKRQGRTLYGFGG from the coding sequence ATGACTGGCCGTGGCAAAGGAGGCAAAGGGCTCGGCAAGGGAGGCGCTAAGCGGCACCGCAAGGTGCTTCGTGACAACATCCAGGGCATCACCAAACCCGCCATTCGTCGTCTGGCTCGACGTGGAGGAGTGAAGCGAATCTCCGGTTTGATATACGAGGAAACCCGTGGTGTGCTGAAGATTTTTCTGGAAAACGTTATCCGGGACGCTGTGACGTACACTGAACATGCCAAACGGAAGACCGTCACTGCGATGGATGTCGTCTATGCGCTTAAACGCCAGGGACGCACATTGTacggttttggtggttaa